The sequence below is a genomic window from Lolium perenne isolate Kyuss_39 chromosome 4, Kyuss_2.0, whole genome shotgun sequence.
TGCAGAGTACAGACTCATAGATCAGATCAGAGCACGTATTTATTTTCCTTCAAGAGAAAGAAGCAGCAGAAATCTGGCGTCACCGCTGACGATGCTGACAATGCTGATGGGATCTTCGAGTAGTCCTCCACTTCAGCTCGATCCAACGTAGGAGTACTACCGAACAAATTAAGCAAGCCCCGTACTTGAAGAGGTTAGACATTGCCCTATGATCTGGCAGTGGGACGCCAAGTACTCCTCTCCCAGTCATATGGGGTGCTGCCTCCTACTATCATCCTACTCCAAAATGATTTAGGACAGCTCTTGCCattaattcaaaaaaaaaaatgacagCTCTTGCCACTCCCAATGCGATGCAGTGCAACGACATCAATTGGCATCTTTATTTTTATCTTCAACATGCCAACTAAAAGTCACTAATGCATTGCAATTGCAATAACATCACTTGCATCTTAAACgtgactagttgaatgcccgtgcgttgccacggcctCTAATATTTTTCTTGATATGTTTTCGTCGTCTTAGAACAACATGCATTGTGGCTTATGTTTGTGgtttctttcaaaaaaaaaatatactTTTAAATTTTAATCAAACCATGATCTATAAAAATAAAACATTTATGAGGTAAATATTTAAATTTGATCATACCGAACATGTATACAAGAAGAATGACAATTCCTTGTTTTGTGTAAAACCTGGTGACATTCCACGGAAGAATCTTAACATCGGACCTATTGTCTTCTATGAGACTATGATCTTCAAAAGGAAACGCGTTGAATTTATTTTTAAATGGCTTTGCATTGGTACATATACCTAACACGTGAGTCACCCAATCTATACCGCTCACTCACCTTATCTTAGACCACCACCTTGGATTATTGCCAAAGAGTGTGAAAATTTTGAGGTGCAGGAAAGGAGACGTTCTTGCCATGCATATATTGCGCTTGAGATTGAAAATTCCAATTGGCGATGATGTATCAGTGATTCATCACAATAAACTTATAAGTCGGAACTGCTGCTGAGTTTTGTATCTTCGGAGAGTTGACTTGATCTCATCCACATCACGATCAAAGGGTACCTACAAATACTACATTataatttatttattttcttaTCTATTTTAACTCTAATGTGGACAACTATAAGTAGTAACCAATTCGAGTAATTAACTCCAATTAATTAAGGGGGGACTGTCATGTAAGCATGAAGGTAAATCACAACCAGTGACCTATAAGATCATAAATTATTCATGGCTTAACGAGCGAATAATACAGGGAAGGGAACCCACCGCGTCTAAGGTTCGTTCCAATCACCAAATCAGATACGGTACTTGGTAGTAGTGTAAAACTATAATGAGACTACGTGTATCACAAGAAGTACCTCATTAATATCAATAGGAAGTATAAGGTCAAATTTGCACTTCAACCTTCAGTACTTCATTAATATAAGTGGGGGAAATAAAGGTGTTTTATGTAGGATAGAAGAAAATTCTTGTAAACATCAGTAAATTTAAAATGCAGAAACGGTGGAATGCTTGTTCTCAGGTGGGTGGTTCTGCAACATTTTTCATAACAAGCAAATAAGCTTAACAATGCGAAATTGTTCAAGATCTGAAAACACTTTCGACGTTACCTAGTCTATTATGACTAAGATTTGCTTGTCTCAATAGTACATTTTATGTGATGGATCCATGTTAATCAAGTCACTGAAGATCCCTAGTGCCTCTTCGCAGTACCCCTTCTTTTCTATCAGAAAATTTCAACGGGACTTTGTTGCAGCACAAGCAAGTAGTAGACGTGCTAAATGTCAACTTGGTGAACTTGCTGCAAAAGAGATTATGATGTGAAAACGGATGTAAAGTTGACTAAGCAGCTGTTGCAAAAGTAAACATGTTCTCATCAGGCAATTCTCTGAAGATGTTGATTTTGATAAGATAGTCCTTCCAAATGCTATTTTGAGTTCTCTTGAATCgcgttattgatgatatctaggtGGTCAAAAGCCATACAACTGGGCATCCTACATATCCGAATGATTCTGAGCAATCCCAGGATATTTCATCATTGTTTCCTAGTTCAATGGTAAATGTAAAATGCATATGACAGTAGCAGTGGGAGCCACGTCTAGACAAGATGTCATCTGAACAGTATGCttttttgataaagggaataCATGAACAAATTCTACTTACTTCAACAGAAAATTGTTCCAAACTGCTATATCTTTGTTTGTAATTTCAGGATAAGTAACCCAACAATTAGAATGACCGTCTGTTACCGTGAGGGGCCTCCGCTGAATATTCTTTCCGATCACCAAATAAAATTCTACTCCATGTCTGCAAGGTCACATATCTAGTGACATGTGCTCTGCCCAGTTTATTTCGTATGTGACTTGCTGCATTACAAACGTATGTGCCAATATTTAGTGTTCCCAATACTTCAGAATGTCAGGCAAAATTTAATACAAAACAAAATTACCTTGCTAGTTTGCAAGTATTTCTCATTGAGCTTGAAAGCTTCAAGGTCCATTATTTTAGATATGACCTGGACCAACGAAGGAACAAAATTTAGTTAAAATGGAAATGATACTCATGACTTTAAATATTGTACTACCTAACAAGGCCATATCCGCAAATTTAAAAATATTTTAGTTTGACAAGATCTGGATCATCACGATCCCATCTCATCGATGTACAGGCATATGTACTGATCAATAGCTCACCACGCAGTTTAGACAGCTATGAGTACACACTTGCCAAGTAACACAGAAACCAAAAATGAACAAACAAGAGACGGACCTTTGGCTACAGGCTAGCTCTTGAGTTGGTCCATGTGCCGATTAGCCTTATTATTAGAGCGCCGACTTTTGGCCAGGCCTGCACCGGCTTGGATCTTCCACGACGACGATGCATTGTCTTCTCCCTGCTTTCTTCATCCGCTGTTCCTACTACTCTCCGTCACTGTGGAAAGTAGATCATGTCAGAGTAGTTCAGACATAATAGAAAAAATTGCAATGTAAAATTGTACAGATTCCGAAAACGTAGGCAAAAAAAGCACACGTATCTTGTTGCAGCGATGCCTCCCTTGTTTTGAGACTGGTATGAATTGAATATACATTTAGGAAATCATGAAACACTCATAGAACTGCATGTTGTCTCCTCCATACAAGATCACTTCAACACATTTATTATTAATTCACCACCTTCCTGTAATGCACATTTTTGAAGATTCAAACCTCAAGTCATGCAAATATATAACAAAGAATATAGATCTTCCCAAAAAGCTAGCATGGTTGACCTGCATATGTTCCATAAAACCCATAAAGATGGAAAAAAAGTTATACTTACTAAAAGTCAATGGGAAAAAGTAGACCGGCAAATGCTCATGGAAGTAATCAACTCGAGACATTTGTACTTCATTTTGGCGGTATAGAACCAGCTAAGCTCAATCAGGATGAACGAAGATCATGTTATTAGATGTTGATCCATATTCAAAAGAGATCAAATGACATATACAACCTGAATAAAAACAATGTAATTCCCAACAATTGAAGATTGCACTCTATATCATACGATCTTCAAATATAGAGGAATTTAAATACTGCAGTTCTATGGAATTCCACTAATAGTTCTTGCTTAATAATGATGGAGGAAATGTGAGAAACTCCATAGCCAAGCACCAGCATATGTATCATCACCTATTTACCTTATGGGTCTATACGGAGTGAACTTGAATATATTCATTTGGACCGTGAAAGATTTCAGAAGCACAATAATCAAGGGCATGCTCACATGCATGCTTCCCTCACCTCTTTACATCATACTATCACACAACATCCATGCGCCAAGAAGATTTCACATTTTACCAGGTACAACACTTTACCTGATTTTGCAAGATGGAGGACCGCATGGAATTTTACAACATATTCCAAATCACTTTATGTAAAGAAAAGAAAATTTACTTCAGACatgttatacataactcatacatGCCTTTTCGGAAGAACTCTCAGTTTATTAATTAAAAAACACTATGGTAAATCAATTCATAGTGAGATGGTTCATGTCATTGAGGACATTACCACAAGCAAAATATAGGCTACTGCATCTTGCAGCTGAATTGATTATGACTCAAACTACTATGGTAAATGATAGGGAAACTGGATATTTACTCAtgttaaaaaatagaaaagaatttTGGGGGTTTTTATCTTTTCTCATGAACATACAATACTGTACTGCAGGGGTAATTATAAACTACATAAAACAAGTAGGAGAAAGATAAATAAGCAAGCCAAACTGGTTGCTTTGCACTTTGAATGCAATCCTAAATTAAGGATCAGAAATTATGTTCTGGGCGTACTAACCGGCATATTGACTTGCAGAAAAATGTGTAATCGTGATCCACAAGTGACATTCCTTGCACGCATATACAAATATATGTACACATTGTTGGAGTGCAGCCCTGTCAGAATTTAGGAGTGAAGAGAAGTAAGCATAGAGGAATAAATAAGCAAGCACATTATGTTTCAAAGCATACTGAAATGGTCAGAAAGTTACCAGCGTTGCAGAATGAAAAATCCATTGCAGAATGGTCAGAAAGTTACCAGGGTTCCATTATTGCGAGATCTGCTTCCACTTTGCAAATAGGATGCCCAAACCCGAAAAGGGTGGCAATTGTCAAGATCACAAGGATGCCCACATCAATTGAATGAGATGCCACAACATGGAGTGGGCTGTCTGGTGAAGGCAAGGGAGAGTAGGAGAAAGCGTCAACAATATAGACAAGGGCACCGAGATAGGCCAGATCAGGTCCTGCTGGCCGCGACTACGATGTACCAATCTTGCGGCCACGACGACCAGATCGCGGCGCCTTACAGGAAGAGAAGGACGACATGACGGTGGCGTCCACTTCGCGTCGATCTTGGGGAGCGATAATGGCATGCCGACAGCGACGACGGGGAGAGGAGTGCAAGGCTAGGCGGGCTATGGAGGGCGATGGCCGAGGAGGATGGCATCGGCGGCGGAACCGGGTATGATCTGGACTCTGGAGGTCTTGATGAGTTTGGCATGGGGCTGCTAGGGATAGGAGAGAGATGGGAGGGGTGGCGACGGCACCCCATGCTTAGGGTTCCATGGCAGGAAGTCGACATGAGGAGAGTTTCTCCTTTCGTATTGTGTTCTGAAACGGTATTTTTTTTACTTATCGGTGGCAGAGAAGGGTAGTTAGCTAAACCAAGCGTTGAGAGGATGTACCACCGGTCTGTCTTATATCATTAGATTTGGATCGAATGGTCTGGATGCTCTgaatctccttcaccaaacgcgttgtatgacctacgaccaactctaatataatagtaaagataactAAGCAAAATTCTCGTGTGACTGCATAACTTTAAGACCGGAGTAGTTCTTCAATCTATAAAAAGTGTCGATGATTTAAGACAACTTTAAGATAGGAGTAAAAGTATGCGTGTATATTCAATAGGTGTGCCTATGTCTCAGtcgactgagattttcttaagtctcagtcacctcagaaaagtgcaactgcagttcaaaaaaatgtgcaactcgaatcagttgcacttttctactagaaaagtgcaattgcactttttaagcagaaaagtgcaactcaagtgCATTTTTGtaggtgactgagacttaagtaattctcagttgactgagacttaGCAAAACCGATATTCAATAGTTGACATTTTTAAAAAGATAGAAAAAAATTCTCAGATTTTATCATTTTCTCTATCATTTTttataaagagaatatattaatatcaagagataccaattacacccagcctctgcaacaacgcaccaccctaatggcactacggatgcacacaaccaaaaaaaaggaaaagaaaactaagaaacaaaagtcccgctacagtatctcgggcctaacaacaacaatacatccaccgccaagacaacacctgaattacagactctccaaaaatgacacctccaagaagggaaccgtgctcaaacaccgtcgtcgcccgatcaaagatcttaggttttcaccctgaagatagttcctgctctgaaaacaatgcctccaccaaggccattgccagacacaaccagttaaggccagaccttgggttttcaccctgaaaggtaggactctgcctttcactgtgttgtcgcccccactttcataccactgttgtgaagcccagaacaccaagcaagtccctcaacaacgcggagacttgaacctcccttagctagtcctcccctctggcattcatgaaattctcttatttcgagtttcatcatggatccatagtcacttgatgtcaacacagaaaaagagcttcgcgccgctccctccagaaccaatcggtcggaataaatgcatgggtgcgcacgaccgaatacctctgatccagcaaactccaggcaaagcactgttacattcgccggcggagccttccggaactcaacccaccGGCCAAATCACGGTTACATTTTCTCTATATATCATTATTGGATATATACTTTAGATGTGATTTTTTTTACATAATCACAGTGTTGATAAAAAAAAAATTGGAAATGGGGTGATCCCCGGCCTCTACATCGGTTGATGCACACAGCCTTACATAATCACAGTGTTGATCAAATAATATTGATCCAGCTTAGCAACCATGAAATACATGAGAAAAGATTACATAAAATGGATGGGTGCTACTACTTTATCTTCCTCTAGTGTATCAGAAATTCAGACCAAGGAAAAAAATTAGATATACGCTGGTATATATACTCCGTACTAGACTTCAGAGCTTGCCACAGTCGTGGTCTGGCATCATGAGCAGCGTCCTGGCGAGCACCCCCGACAGCAGCTTGTCGCGCACAAAGCTGACGACGGGGTGATCACTCTCCTGAAAGAACCCTACAACGTAGGACGCTGCGATCACCTGCGCGCTCCTCCACCGCCGGATGCCGCCGTACCTGCGCAGTGCCAGCTCAATcctctccttctcctccccgGCGCCGTCGGCCGCCATGGCATCACCGAGGCAACGGGCCAGGACGACGCCGTCCTCGAGCGCGGTGCACGCGCCCTGGGCCAGGTCGGGCGTCGTGGGGTGGAGCGCGTCGCCGGCGACGCAGACGTTCCCCTTGCTGATGCTGGCGAACAGGAGGGAGAGCGGGGGACGGTACCGCAGCGGCGCGGCGAGCACGTCGCTCATCTCGCTCCTCTCGACGGCCTCCAGCACCTGGGGGCTCACCTTGGCGCCCCGCATCGTGGTCAGCACGAACTGCTTCATCGCCGCGGGGCTCCGGTCGACGGCGCCGTCCTTGCCGTCCGGGGAAGGCGACCAGGTGAAGAACCAGTAGACGTCCGTGTCGCTGGTGGGCACGACGCCGGCGCGGAAGCCCTCGCCGACGAGCTGCAGGATCTTGGGCTCGAAGCCGTGGCCGCCGTCGGGGTAGTGAGCGAGGCCTCTGGTGGCCAGGCGACCGGAGTCGGACGGCTTGGCGAGGCCCAGCCATTTGGCCACCACCGAGTTGATCCCGTCGCAGCCGATGAGTACCTTTGCTCTGATCGTTGTGCCGTCGGCGAGATGGAGGATCTTGGCACTGCCGTGCTCGTCCTGGTCGATGGAGACGATCTTGGACGAGTAGCGGATGGTGCCCGCTGGCAGCTCTTCCTCCAGGGCCTGGAGCAGCACGTTACGGTGCACGCACCGGACTTCATGAGGCCCCCTGCATCGGCGTGGCACCTCCGATCAGAACAGGATAAATTACAGTTTGGGACTGAGACTAAGATTGATACTTATTGGATATCTGACTCACAGTTTTCCTTTCACCTGGAGGTCCATTTCTTGCGCCACTTTCCCGGTCGACGAAGACACGACCCGCACCCTGACAAAGGGATACATCATCATCTCATCGTCATCGATCGGACACTCACAGGTGTACATGAATGGATAGAGCTGCCCATACATACCCCTCAAGCTGCAGATGCCGTCCTCTCATCTTGTCGCCTACGCCGAGAGCGTCGAGCGCGCGGAAGGCGTTGGTCCACGTAAAGAAGGCGAACCCGGACGTCCGGCGCACCGGCGACGACTCCAGGACCACGCACCGAACGCCCTTACGGTGGAGCCCCAGGGCGACGgcgagaccggccagcccggcgccGGCAATCACGATTTCCCCGGCAACGTCCTGCTGTTGGATCTCCGCCGCCATTGCTCACGCGTGCGAAGAATGATCAGTACGGTCAGTATGCTCGATCGATCACAAAGAACTGGATGATGATTGGGATGCCGTTGTGAGGAACCAGGAGTGAGTGACCAGTGTATATATACGCTCGCAGCTCCAGGAGGGAAGCAACAGAGGAAATGGCTTTGACAGTTTGACGTCATTGCTGATGAACCGGCGGCTGCGGTGGCAGTGGCCGTCCCCGGTGAGGGACAAGCTTCAGTTTTGGGTGTGCACTCTCATCTCCAGTATTTAATCATTGCCACATGGCCTTTGGGAGCAAAGCAGAAACCACAAAGATTGATTGATGCCTTGATAGGAACCCCTGAACCACGCGATGGATGAGCCAATCCATGACATATTCATCCACCCAAATACTATGTTAGAGCATTCTCCACCGGAACGCCATATAGCCTCGTTGGCGATGGTGCTTTTTTGGATCTTGCAACGATGGAGGCTCGGCGTCTCTTCTTGCGTTCGTCTCGGCGGCGTTGGAATTGGACGGCGACCGCTGGCTACGGTGGTTGCAGGAAATCGTAGGGATCGTTTTGTATTTCTCGATCTTTTAGGATTTTATCTGCAAATTTAGGATAATCATTTTATCCCGTTTTGTCTTTTAGTTTCCACATGTGTTGCTTCATGTAACTTGGTGTTCGattaatgaaatatgtggttGCTCTCAGAAAAAAAAACAACAATTTGGATGTCCGGCACATTTTTTGAGCCACACGGCGCGCGTTTAATAAGGAACCGGACAGTTTTGAAGCTAAGTACAATCACCAGCAACCCCATGCAGGTTTTTTTCGCGCGGGTTACCGATCGAGCGCGCCGGCACATAATGCCACATCGGATTCTAAATGAGGGGCTGACATGTCAGGGAGCGACTttacggtggaatgtcatcttgtATGCTCTGCGGTGGATTGCCATTAATGAAGTCACCGGTTCTTCACCTGCAGACGTCGCCGTAAATGCGACGCCTCGGATGCTCTATGGCGAGTCACCACCGCCTATTTAGTGCGCCCTCTGCCGCACTAGCCTCTCCACCACAACCGCTCTCCTCTGCTCCGCCGCACTAGCCACTCCACCACCATCGCTCTCCTCTGCTCCGCCTCACTACCCTCTCcaccatcgacactcttctctgcTCCACAACAATGTCGCGCCGGCTAGCGACCACGTAATGGAATTGAGAAAATATCCAGTCCGCATCCATATTCCAGTAACGTACACTCCGTCATGCGTCTTCAACAATATATCCCCATCCATATTTGTTCTGAAAATATGTGAACATATATGGGAAGAATATTATCCAATGCGTATCAGATCTGTTTTCACCCCTCTGTAGAAGTTCTTTATATAGGGGAACCCTAAAactatagggatttctatttctgtGCCCTCGGGTTCTTAGTTGTGCTTAGTTTTCGCCAGCCGCTTAGTTTTTCTCCAGTTTtgtccaagcccttgtctgaaatcCTCACAAGTGTtggaacggccggttgcccgacgggtcAACAACTTTAACCGTTATctgctgactagtggggccacgtagagcccgcaaagaaacgtcaaaccatccatctttgtttgaccgtaagcatcgccgtatccctgaccaaaatacggacgagtggggcttcggtatatcgaatgacaagtggggccatgacgctgatacaaggggcaatacacgggtaggattagatttttaaacggatctCTACAataatggcacggaggaggtggcctgcaggGTGCCGAGAtgtgatcgacgtccacaaagaattgcatgaggcgagaccagacgcattagatagatataaaCTAGACgcatttaaccatgcaaagaagagaagaaatggtcgaggacatcgacgactacctcaacactttgactgacggtgtcggacacgaacgcgagcaatgtagagaaaactagtgtctctcctttctggcgtgtatagatgggtgctaagagagtgtggtggcgaagggaaagacctcgcggtggtctgtggcgtccagcctaGCGGGGCGGCggggccgtgcccacagcggcgtgcatgttcggcattggcatcagcatgtatgttcggtattggcctcggcggtatctctggtgtgtcagtggtcaaatgaggggacgggattgagggtgcatcccgacggtgacctagcagtggcggcaagcatagccgttctgaccatgccgatatcggcatcggcatcgtttggaggctgtggtggtcGAATCAAGGtgagatttgtttcttgtacgccaaaatgaatttgaagcaagtttcatgttgaaggttaggtaaaatacgaaagtttgtaactaaaaattttactggcaccatggtgaggttctttttgatagagctatacggtttggCAAAAGTTTTTGATACCTTTTAGATTTTCTTTTTGTTACACGTATGATATCATGTATgaaaaatttggggtcatttggagatgttcgaaaaaatcacttagcttaagcgcatgccgtttggtctcactgaaactagcttttgtaacaagttaggttttttcgaccttctctaaatgacctcaaatttcatacagatgATCTTCTATAGAAAGATAGCCAgaatgtttcgtttttatatttttttgaacttctatttccctttataataaccagttgattttcaggtcaaaacctcgaaagttaacataagtagatggtgaaccctcccaaacttcaaatacagagatagataaatTGTTTCGTTCATCATTTTTAGCGTTAAAAGTAAtgtctacaagaaatcggtgatggtttatcaattttcgcgtgaaaagtaatggctaaaacaaatcagt
It includes:
- the LOC127296768 gene encoding monooxygenase 2, with protein sequence MAAEIQQQDVAGEIVIAGAGLAGLAVALGLHRKGVRCVVLESSPVRRTSGFAFFTWTNAFRALDALGVGDKMRGRHLQLEGVRVVSSSTGKVAQEMDLQVKGKLGPHEVRCVHRNVLLQALEEELPAGTIRYSSKIVSIDQDEHGSAKILHLADGTTIRAKVLIGCDGINSVVAKWLGLAKPSDSGRLATRGLAHYPDGGHGFEPKILQLVGEGFRAGVVPTSDTDVYWFFTWSPSPDGKDGAVDRSPAAMKQFVLTTMRGAKVSPQVLEAVERSEMSDVLAAPLRYRPPLSLLFASISKGNVCVAGDALHPTTPDLAQGACTALEDGVVLARCLGDAMAADGAGEEKERIELALRRYGGIRRWRSAQVIAASYVVGFFQESDHPVVSFVRDKLLSGVLARTLLMMPDHDCGKL